The Geoalkalibacter sp. nucleotide sequence GGAACGCCTGAAGCTGAAATTTTCCCTGGATTACAGCGACGACCCTTACCTGGATGATAACTTCCGCACAACGCTGGTTGCCCACTATCGCTACGGCCACTGAGCGTTCAAGGCCCCGTTGACCCGGGCCGGTTTCTTCGGAGTATGATTGAATGAATGCAAAAAAGTTTTTTTTGTTTGTGCTGTTGGGACTTTTTGCCGGCGTGCTGATTTCCTGTGTCGCGGGAAACGGCTATCGCCCCCCCAAAACACACCCACCCATCTATGAATTGGGCGAGCGCCGCGTCTACTGCGTACGCTGTCACGGGCATGAAAACAAGGAAATGGTCTACGAGCGCTACAACCACACGCCCTTTTTCACCGACAACCATCGGCTCGTCACCTACCAGGACGAAGCCGTTTGCGCCATGTGCCATGACCAGAGTTTTTGCAACAGTTGCCACGCCACCCGCGTCGAGCTCAAACCCTCGCTGCGCAACCAGACGGAAACCTTCCGCCGCACCCAGCATCGCGGCGACTATCTTTCGCGCCACCAAATCGACGGTCGCATCGACCCGACCTCGTGCTTTCGTTGTCACGGCAACCCGAAGGCATCGCAAACCTGCCGTCCCTGCCACG carries:
- a CDS encoding cytochrome C, coding for MNAKKFFLFVLLGLFAGVLISCVAGNGYRPPKTHPPIYELGERRVYCVRCHGHENKEMVYERYNHTPFFTDNHRLVTYQDEAVCAMCHDQSFCNSCHATRVELKPSLRNQTETFRRTQHRGDYLSRHQIDGRIDPTSCFRCHGNPKASQTCRPCHG